One Roseomonas sp. OT10 DNA window includes the following coding sequences:
- a CDS encoding tripartite tricarboxylate transporter substrate-binding protein has translation MRTGRRGTLLGLGAVGAALLAPRAPARAAPTVTLLVPGPEGGSSDQWLRAFAPFLERHLPRRSVTVLARPGANGLAMLRELAEARPDGRLLGYIQAPEFLTRAVEQGEADLLSRLRFLGAVTEEPLVLVTPPGTELAALRALPSPGVLGLPPPNSVAALAATAVIGPLNLSALHFPSAAAARQAALSGNVSAALVRLSDAIAALRDGKLSALGLSGEQRSPLLPEAPTLAEQGLPLRSTSRRGFVLPAGIAEDQARPLTEALRQVVEDPEFAAQSQATGLLPSYLDGAAWTAAVQGDLAALQRRWVAEPWTPRPG, from the coding sequence ATGCGGACGGGACGGCGCGGCACCCTCCTTGGGCTCGGGGCGGTGGGGGCGGCCCTGCTGGCGCCGCGCGCGCCCGCCCGGGCGGCCCCGACCGTCACCCTGCTGGTCCCAGGGCCGGAGGGCGGGTCCTCCGACCAGTGGCTGCGTGCCTTCGCCCCCTTCCTGGAGCGGCACCTGCCCCGCCGCTCCGTCACCGTCCTGGCCCGGCCCGGAGCGAACGGCCTCGCCATGCTGCGGGAACTGGCCGAGGCCCGGCCGGACGGGCGGCTGCTCGGCTACATCCAGGCGCCGGAGTTCCTGACGCGCGCGGTCGAGCAGGGCGAGGCGGACCTGCTCTCCCGCCTGCGCTTCCTGGGTGCCGTGACCGAGGAGCCGCTGGTCCTCGTCACCCCGCCCGGCACGGAGCTGGCGGCGCTGCGCGCCCTGCCCTCCCCCGGCGTGCTGGGGCTGCCGCCGCCGAACTCCGTGGCCGCGCTGGCGGCCACGGCAGTGATCGGCCCGCTCAACCTGTCCGCCCTGCACTTCCCCTCCGCCGCCGCGGCGCGGCAGGCGGCGCTCTCCGGCAATGTCAGCGCGGCGCTGGTGCGGCTGTCCGATGCCATCGCCGCGCTGCGGGACGGCAAGCTCTCCGCGCTCGGCCTCTCCGGCGAGCAGCGCAGCCCCCTGCTGCCCGAGGCGCCGACCCTGGCGGAGCAGGGCCTGCCGCTGCGGAGCACGTCGCGGCGGGGCTTCGTCCTGCCGGCGGGGATCGCCGAGGATCAGGCGCGCCCCCTGACCGAGGCTCTGCGCCAGGTGGTCGAGGACCCGGAATTCGCCGCCCAGAGCCAGGCGACCGGCCTCTTGCCGTCCTATCTGGATGGCGCGGCCTGGACCGCCGCCGTGCAGGGCGACCTGGCGGCGCTGCAACGCCGCTGGGTGGCCGAGCCCTGGACCCCGCGGCCGGGCTGA
- the ileS gene encoding isoleucine--tRNA ligase → MTDATTETTRPTTDWRGSVFLPRTPFPMKGDLPKREPDWLARWQRLGLWDRLRAESAGRPSFVLHDGPPYANGPLHIGHALNKILKDVINRAAQMSGRDANYVPGWDCHGLPIEWKVEEEYRKKGRDKDAVPVLDFRAECRAYAAHWLNVQREEFQRLGVFGDWAGRYATMDLSSEAVIAGEIGKFLLNGSLYRGLRPVMWSPVEKTALADAEVEYHDHTSPTLHALFPVVSAAKGELDGARVVIWTTTPWTMPGNRAVAYGEEIDYALLHVDAVAEGSLLRPGLTLLVALPLLPAFAKETGLAAHTVRRVLKGSELAGTILAHPLRGWAGAAGGYDFDVPLLPGDFVTADAGTGFVHIAPGHGEDDFNLGRIFGLPVPETVADDGTYTVQAPGFAGLHVFKAHEAVWAAIASMGNLAAKGSLVHSYPHSWRSKKPVIFRATPQWFIAMDDGNAIREKALDALSRTHFVPEAGRNRLTSMIAARPDWCISRQRAWGVPIPVFVDKRTGEPLRDAAVIERVVCAFREEGADAWYKPGAAQRFLGNDRNPDDYEQVMDIVDVWFESGSTHAFTLTPERGLPFPADLYLEGSDQHRGWFHSSLLESIGTRGVAPFKALLTHGFTLDESGRKMSKSLGNVTAPQEVTKKYGADILRLWVMNADTTEDQRIGPRILEQTAELYRRLRNTLRWLLGNLDGFSDAERVPHAELPELELWVLHRLAELDARLRQAVADHDWTGVYPEIHAFCAADLSAFYFDVRKDSLYCDAADSPRRRAARTVLDALHRCLTTWLAPVLPFTAEEAWLARFPAEDGSVHLEPFPDIPAEWRDDALAAKWARVRELRGLVTAELEKARAAGTIGSSLQAAPTLAVPAEEASLLPPELWAEVCITSGFTLEPADAPAAAFARAEGEKCARCWRVLPEVGSGRHADLCLRCDAAVPASGAQAA, encoded by the coding sequence ATGACCGACGCCACGACCGAGACGACCCGCCCCACGACAGACTGGCGCGGCTCCGTCTTCCTCCCGCGAACCCCCTTCCCGATGAAGGGCGACCTGCCGAAGCGGGAGCCGGACTGGCTGGCCCGCTGGCAGCGGCTGGGGCTGTGGGACCGGCTGCGGGCGGAATCCGCCGGCAGGCCGAGCTTCGTCCTGCATGACGGCCCGCCCTATGCGAACGGGCCGCTGCATATCGGGCACGCGCTGAACAAGATCCTGAAGGACGTCATCAACCGCGCCGCCCAGATGTCCGGGCGCGACGCGAACTACGTCCCCGGCTGGGACTGCCACGGCCTGCCGATCGAGTGGAAGGTCGAGGAGGAGTACCGGAAGAAGGGCCGCGACAAGGACGCCGTGCCGGTGCTGGACTTCCGCGCCGAGTGCCGCGCCTATGCCGCCCACTGGCTAAACGTGCAGCGCGAGGAGTTCCAGCGCCTGGGCGTCTTCGGCGACTGGGCGGGGCGCTACGCGACCATGGACCTGTCCTCCGAGGCGGTGATCGCGGGCGAGATCGGCAAGTTCCTGCTCAACGGCTCGCTCTACCGCGGCCTGCGCCCGGTGATGTGGAGCCCGGTCGAGAAGACCGCGCTGGCCGATGCGGAGGTCGAGTACCACGACCACACCAGCCCGACCCTGCACGCGCTGTTCCCGGTGGTCTCCGCCGCAAAGGGCGAGCTGGACGGTGCGCGGGTGGTGATCTGGACCACCACCCCCTGGACCATGCCGGGCAACCGCGCCGTCGCCTATGGCGAGGAGATCGACTACGCCCTGCTGCATGTGGACGCGGTGGCGGAGGGCTCGCTGCTCCGCCCGGGCCTCACCCTGCTGGTGGCCCTGCCGCTGCTGCCCGCCTTCGCCAAGGAGACGGGGCTCGCGGCGCATACCGTCCGCCGCGTGCTGAAGGGCAGCGAGCTGGCCGGGACGATCCTGGCGCATCCGCTGCGCGGCTGGGCCGGGGCGGCCGGCGGCTACGACTTCGACGTCCCCCTGCTGCCGGGCGACTTCGTCACCGCCGATGCGGGCACGGGCTTCGTCCACATCGCCCCCGGCCATGGCGAGGACGACTTCAACCTCGGCCGGATCTTCGGCCTGCCCGTGCCGGAGACGGTGGCCGATGACGGCACCTACACCGTGCAGGCGCCGGGCTTCGCCGGCCTGCACGTCTTCAAGGCGCACGAGGCCGTCTGGGCGGCGATCGCCTCGATGGGCAACCTCGCGGCCAAGGGGTCGCTGGTCCATTCCTACCCGCATTCCTGGCGCTCCAAGAAGCCGGTGATCTTCCGCGCCACCCCGCAGTGGTTCATCGCCATGGATGACGGCAACGCCATCCGGGAGAAGGCGCTGGACGCCCTCTCGCGCACGCATTTCGTGCCGGAGGCGGGGCGCAACCGCCTGACCTCGATGATCGCGGCGCGGCCGGACTGGTGCATCAGCCGCCAGCGCGCCTGGGGCGTGCCGATCCCCGTCTTCGTGGACAAGCGCACGGGCGAGCCGCTGCGCGACGCGGCGGTGATCGAGCGCGTGGTCTGCGCCTTCCGTGAGGAGGGGGCGGATGCCTGGTACAAGCCGGGCGCCGCCCAGCGCTTCCTGGGCAACGACCGCAACCCGGACGACTACGAGCAGGTGATGGACATCGTGGACGTGTGGTTCGAGTCCGGCTCGACTCACGCCTTCACCCTGACGCCGGAGCGCGGCCTGCCCTTCCCGGCCGATCTCTACCTCGAAGGCTCGGACCAGCACCGCGGCTGGTTCCACTCCTCCCTGCTGGAGAGCATCGGCACGCGCGGCGTGGCGCCCTTCAAGGCGCTGCTGACGCACGGCTTCACGCTCGACGAGTCCGGGCGGAAGATGTCGAAGTCGCTGGGCAACGTCACCGCGCCACAGGAGGTGACCAAGAAGTACGGCGCCGACATCCTGCGCCTGTGGGTGATGAACGCCGACACCACCGAGGACCAGCGCATCGGCCCGCGCATCCTGGAGCAGACGGCGGAGCTGTACCGGCGGCTGCGCAACACGCTGCGCTGGCTGCTGGGCAACCTCGACGGCTTCTCGGATGCGGAGCGGGTTCCCCACGCCGAGCTGCCGGAGCTGGAGCTCTGGGTGCTGCACCGGCTCGCCGAGCTGGATGCGCGGCTACGCCAGGCGGTGGCCGACCATGACTGGACGGGGGTCTACCCCGAGATCCACGCCTTCTGCGCCGCCGACCTCTCCGCCTTCTACTTCGACGTGCGCAAGGACAGCCTCTACTGCGACGCGGCGGACAGCCCGCGGCGCCGCGCCGCCCGCACCGTGCTGGACGCGCTGCACCGCTGCCTGACCACCTGGCTGGCCCCCGTCCTTCCCTTCACGGCGGAGGAGGCCTGGCTGGCCCGCTTCCCCGCCGAGGACGGGTCGGTGCACCTCGAACCCTTCCCCGACATCCCGGCGGAGTGGCGCGACGACGCCCTGGCGGCGAAATGGGCGCGGGTGCGGGAGCTGCGCGGGCTGGTGACGGCCGAGCTGGAGAAGGCCCGCGCCGCCGGCACCATCGGCTCCAGCCTGCAGGCCGCGCCGACCCTCGCCGTGCCCGCGGAGGAGGCGTCGCTGCTGCCGCCGGAGCTGTGGGCGGAGGTCTGCATCACCTCCGGCTTCACCCTGGAACCGGCGGATGCCCCCGCGGCGGCCTTCGCCCGGGCCGAGGGCGAGAAATGCGCCCGCTGCTGGCGCGTCCTGCCCGAGGTCGGGAGCGGCCGCCACGCCGATCTCTGCCTGCGCTGCGACGCGGCGGTGCCGGCCAGCGGGGCACAGGCGGCATGA
- the lspA gene encoding signal peptidase II, with protein MIRPGLLTALLVLVADQASKWWMATVIGLPQVGHVPLIEAGPFSLDLTMVWNRGVTFGLLAGDAPWHGWALAGLALVVAAVLLRWMVRAETRFVAVALGAVIGGAVGNVIDRLRFGAVFDFVDASAWGWHWYVFNVADAAIVLGVLALVADALFRSPPVKDPSTKPDAVSKEPA; from the coding sequence ATGATCCGCCCCGGGCTGCTGACCGCGTTGCTGGTGCTGGTCGCCGACCAGGCCAGCAAGTGGTGGATGGCCACGGTCATCGGCCTGCCCCAGGTCGGGCACGTCCCGCTGATCGAGGCCGGGCCCTTCTCGCTCGACCTCACCATGGTCTGGAACCGGGGCGTCACCTTCGGCCTGCTGGCGGGCGACGCCCCCTGGCACGGCTGGGCCCTGGCCGGGCTGGCCCTGGTGGTGGCCGCCGTGCTGCTGCGCTGGATGGTCCGGGCGGAAACCCGCTTCGTCGCCGTGGCGCTGGGCGCCGTCATCGGCGGGGCGGTCGGCAACGTCATCGACCGGCTGCGCTTCGGGGCGGTGTTCGACTTCGTCGATGCCTCCGCCTGGGGCTGGCACTGGTACGTCTTCAACGTGGCCGACGCGGCCATCGTGCTGGGGGTGCTCGCCCTGGTGGCGGATGCGCTGTTCCGCTCGCCGCCCGTCAAAGACCCCTCGACCAAACCCGACGCCGTGTCTAAGGAGCCGGCATGA